A region of the Novosphingobium aureum genome:
AGTCGTGCCCGTCGCCGTCGTCGAACATGATCTCCTCGTTCTCGACGCAGGCCACGTGACCGATGCATTTGCCCTCGGCATCGATCACCGGCATGCCCTTGCGAATAGTCCCCACGACGGTCATCCAGTCGCGGGTGTTGGGATCGGTGGCTGCACTGGTCTGGTTCATGGCGAATCTCCCGAAGCCGGGTCCTTTTCGATCTGCCCCTTGGCCGCAAGCGAGGCATCTTCGTCCGCTTGCTTGCGAAGGCGGGAAAACGGGTTGCGCTCCCTGCAAAAGCACAACGCGGCGGGCCCAAAGGGGGTTCCCGAGAGCGCAGATAAGGGCTTGCGTGCCCGATATCGGGCGAGTCGCATGGTGCGATGCTGGCATACAAGGTCTAGCGTCCCTATATTCGGACAGGCGCTATATGTGCCTTCAAAGCTGTGTAAACTTTACCCTGCCCCCCTGCCCAAGCAGGGGCTGTTCTGGCTATCGTGCAGCTTCGTGGCGGGGGATTCCCTTGCCTCGCGAAATTGAGTTTCCACCCGGGGCCGCCGGGGTGCCCTTATCCGGGGCACCGGGGTCGCCGGGCCAGACCGCAAACTGTTCATCGGAGTGAGTCGCCAATGCCCCTTCTCGACGCGCGCAAGACCTACAAGCCCTTCGAGTACCCCTGGGCCTACGACTACTGGAAGCGCCAGCAGCAGCTGCACTGGCTGCCCGAGGAAGTGCCGCTGGGCGAGGACTGCCGCGACTGGGCGCAGAAACTCTCGGACCACGAGCGCAACCTGCTCACGCAGATCTTCCGCTTCTTCACGCAGGCCGACGTCGAGGTGCAGGACTGCTACCACGAGAAGTACGGCCGCGTGTTCAAGCCGACCGAGATCAAGATGATGCTCACCGCCTTCTCCAACATGGAGACGGTGCACATCGCGGCCTATTCGCATCTGCTCGACACCATCGGCATGCCCGAGAGCGAATACGGCATGTTCCTTGAGTATTCCGAACTCAAGGACAAGCACGACTACCTGCAGAAGTTCGGCGTCGACAACGACGAGGACATCGCGCGCACGCTCGCCATGTTTGGTGGCTTCACCGAGGGCGTCCAGCTCTTCGCCAGCTTCGCGATGCTGATGAACTTCCCGCGCTTCAACAAGATGAAGGGCATGGGCCAGATCGTCTCGTGGTCGGTGCGCGACGAATCGCTGCACTGCGAGGGCATCACCCAGCTGTTCCACGCCTTCACCAAGGAGCGCGGCTGCCTGACCAAGGCGGTCAAGGACGACATCGCCGATGTCTGCCAGACCACCGTGCGCCTTGAAGACAACTTCATCGACCTCGCCTTCGAGCAGGGGCCGGTCCCGGGCATGACCGCCAAGGACATCAAGAAGTACATCCGCTACATCGCCGACTGGCGCCTCGACCAGCTGGGCCTCAAGCCGATCTACATGATCGAGGATCACCCGCTGCCCTGGCTCCAGCCGCTGCTCAACGGCGTCGAGCACGCCAACTTTTTCGAGACCCGCGCGACCGAGTACTCGAAGGGTGCGACGCGCGGCGACTGGAACACGGTGTGGGCCAACTTCGACCAGCGCAAGAAGGTCAAGGCCAACGACGAGGCAGTCGACGACGGCAGCGAACCCGACATGTTCGGGGGCACGCAAGCCGCCGAATAAGCGGGGTACGGGCGCGGCGGAGAGACCCCGGTCGCTCCGTTTGACAACCGAACCGGACCAGGACGATGCCGCTCCCGGGCAACTGAGGAGCGGCATCGTGCGTTATGGTGGCAGAACCTTTCAGCATTACGGGAGACAGCGAGTGTTTCGCCCAGGTGTTTATCGCCAGGCGCTTCTGGCGCTTGGCTCGTGTTTTCTCATCGTGCAGGCCCCGGCCCATGCGCAGAGCGGCGTGATCGCCCAGACCGACGCCGAAGTCGCCAAGGCCATGGCCGACCCCGACGTGAAGATGGTGCGCAACGTCTCGCACCAGGAACTGCGCGAGGGCGTGGCGATCGTCGAAGGCAGCGGCCAAACGATCGGCACGGTCACCAAGGTCGCGGGCAATACCATCGTCGTGTCCGATGGAACCGAGACCTGGCGCGTGCCAATCGAGCAGATTTACGCCTATTCGGACGGCGAGACCGACCACTTCGCCAGCCGCCTCAGCCGCGCACAGCTTTCGGCAGAGCGCAAGGGCGGTTGAGCCTGCCGGCTTGCCGCCTCAGACCAACCAGGAATTCGGGTTGGGCATAGGCGCTTGCTTCTGCGCGGCCAGAAGGCTCATCACCGAGCGGATGATCACCAGCACGGCGACTGCGATAAGCAGGGGAATGCCGATCAGCACGATCGTCAGGATCACGCCAAGGATCGAGCCGGCAAGGCCGATCCAGAACGTGTTGATCAGATACTGGTAGTGGGAGGCCTCCCACTCGGCCTTGGGCTCGCCACGCCAGATGAAGGCGAGCACTACGCCGACGATGCCGGTGAAGCCGACCACGAACGATGCGAGGTAGAGCAGGCTGATAATCGTGGGCTGGTTGAGATCAAAACCCGACGAGGTTCCCGATGTTGCGGTCGTAGTCGCTCATGAATTCCCTCCTGTCCGGCGGCAAGACTTGTGAGCGATGCTGACCCCTTATTCGATTTTTCGCAACTGACTACGTAGATGTGCATGGCCTCTTCGTCGAACAACCATGCTGCCAACGCCAGGCGAGAGAGCCGATGTAGCCCGGCATAGTGCGGGAAGCACCGGCTCTCTCGCCTGATCGACGGACTCAGGCAAGGCCGAGGAATAGCCCTGCGAGCGCGGCGCTCATCAGGTTGGAGAGACTGCCCGCGCAAAGCGCGCGCACGCCCAGCTTGGCGATGACAGGGCGCTGGTTCGGCGCGAGGCTGCCGGTCACTGCCATCTGGATCGCGATCGAGGAAAAATTGGCGAAACCGCACAGCGCGAAGGTGACGACCGCCACCGTGCGCGCGCTCAAGCCTGCATCGCCGCCCAGCTCAATGAAGGCGACGAACTCGTTGAGCACGATCTTGGTGCCGAACAGGCTGCCCGCCTGCAGCGCCTCGCCCCAGTCAGGCGTGGCGAGCAGGTAGAAGATCGGTGCGAAGATGTAGCCGATCAGCGCCTGGAAGGTGACGCCCTCGAAACCGAACAGGCCCGCGAGCCAGCCCACGATGCCATTGGCCAGCGCGATAAGTGCAACGAAGGCGAGCACCATCGCACCGACCGCGACCGCCAGCTTGACGCCGGTCTGCGCGCCCTGCGAGGCGGCCATGATGATGTTGGCGGGCTGCTCTTCCTCGTGCTCGACCGCCTCGACCTCGTCGACGTGGACGCCGGGCTGGTGCGTGAGATCATCGCGGTTGAGCGCAGCGGCTGCCAGACCCGCAGGCGGGGTATGTCCTTCGTGCACGTTGCTCTCGTCGGCATGCGGACCGCGCGGGTCGGGCATGATCATCTTGGCCATGAAGATGCCGCCCGGCGCCGACATGAACGCGGCTGCGACGAGGTAGTCGATGCGGATGCCCATCGAGGCATAGGCGGCCAGGATCGTACCCGCGACGCCTGCGAGGCCCACGCTCATCACGCAGAACAGCTGCGAGGGATTGAGCGCGGCGAGATAGGGCCGGATCACCAGCGGGCTCTCGGACTGGCCCACGAAGATGTTCGAGGCCGCGCACAGGCTCTCGACCTTGCTGATGCCGGTCACCTTCTCGAGCGCGCCGCCGATCCAGCGGATCACCAGCGGCATGATCCCCAGGTAATAGAGAACCGAGATCAGCGAGGCGAAGAAGATGATCACCGGCAGCGCCGAGATGGCGAAGCTCTGGCCGCCGATCTCGGGGTTGGCAAGCGGCCCGAACAGGAAGTTGGTGCCTGCCGCCGCGTAGCCGAGCAGGCTTTCGACGCCCATCGCCGCGCCGCGCAGCAGGCGGTTGCCGAAGGGAACGTAGAGCACCAGCGCGGCAAAGCCTGCCTGGAGCGCGAAGGCAGCACCGACCACGCGCAGGCGGATCGCCTTGCGGTTGCTCGAGAGCAGGAATGCCAGTGCCATGATGAGAACGATGCCGAGAAGGCTGTAGGCGACATGCATGAAGCACGCGTCTCCGAATGAATGCTTGAAGAATCGCAGGAACCTAGAGCCCGACGCGCAAGACGGCTAGTGCTATTGTCCAAGCAACGCTAGAGCTTGGCTGATGGACCAGCCTTCGACGATGACCACCGACCCGGCCGTTACGCCCGCCGCCACTCCCGTTGCCGGAATTCCCCGCTCGCTCTTCGCCTTCTCACTGCTCTACGGCGGGCTCGTCGTGCTTGCCGGCGTGCTCGGCACCAAGCTCGCCTCGCTCGGCCACTGGCCGGTTCTGGGCGATCTCGCGGTCGAATCGGGCATTTTCGCCTTCCTGTTCCTCGTCGTGATCTCGAGTGCGGTCGCCGAACTGCACGGGCGCAAGGTGGCGAACCAGCTGGTGCGCTATGGTTTCGTGCCGCTGATCTTCTCGATGGTCGCCTTGACCATCGTCATCCGCGTGGTCCCGCCCGCAGCGTTCTGGAACGACCAGGAAGCCTTCGCCCGCCTGCTCGGGCAGGGCGCGCGCATGCAGTTCGCGGGGCTCGTTTCCTACGGCGTCTCGCAGACGCTCAACGTCTACCTGTTCTCCAGGCTGGCCGGCAGCGAGATCGGCAAGGAGAAGAACGGCGTCCTGCTGCTGCGCGCCTGGCTGGCGAGCATGCTCTCGCAGACCGTCGACACGGTGCTGTTCATCACCATCTCGTTCATCGGTCAGGACATGCCGATCGTGCAGATCATGGAGGGGCAGATCATCTCCAAGCTGGTGCTCTCGACGATCATGGTGCCGCCGCTGATCCTGCTGTTCGTGCGCCTCGGGCGCCGGCTCGACCGGCCCTGACACCGTCGCCGAGCCTGTTCCCCTTACGTATGCGGCAAGCCATTTTGCGTCGCTGGGCGATGGGCGACGGCAAGAATAATTGCGTTCCTTGCACCTGAAAGGGCACAAAAGACCTTCAAATCCGCGCACAGGCGGCTAAAGCGGGCGATATGCCGAATCCGCACGATCCCGCCATGCTTGCGAAAGCCGAAACCCTCGTCGACGCGCTGCCCTACATGCAGCGATATGCCGGCCGCACCTTCGTGGTGAAGTATGGCGGTCACGCGATGGGCGATCCCGAGCTCGCGCATGACTTCGCCGAGGACATCGTCCTGCTCAAGGCCGTGGGCATCAACCCGGTGGTAGTCCACGGCGGCGGTCCGCAGATCGGCGCCATGCTCAAGAAGGTCGGTGTCGAGAGCCAGTTCATCGACGGCCTGCGCGTGACCGACAAGGCCACCGCGCAAGTCGCCGAAATGGTGCTATCGGGCGCGATCAACAAGGAAATCGTGGGCTGGATCGCGCGTGCCGGTGGCCGCGCGATGGGCATTTCGGGCAAGGACGGCCAGATGGTCACCGCGCGCAAGGTCCAGCGCACCAAGAAGGATCCCGACAGTCTGATCGAGCAGGTCATCGACCTTGGCTTCGTCGGTGAACCCGAGACCATCGACACCACCGTGATCGAGAGCATCTCGGCCTCGGGCATGATCCCGGTGATCGCCCCGATCGCCTATGGCCCCGATGGCGAGACCTACAACGTCAACGCCGATACCATGGCCGGCGCCATCGCGGCCGCGCTGGGGGCATCGCGCCTGTTCCTGCTGACCGACGTGCACGGCGTGCTCGACAAGCAGGGCGAACTGCTCACCGACCTGCGTCCCGCCGACATCAAGCGCTTGCAGGAGGATGGCACGATCTCGGGTGGGATGATTCCCAAGCTCGAGACCTGCGTCCACGCGGTCGAGGCTGGCTGCGAGGCGGCGGTCGTGCTTGACGGGCGTGTTTCGCACGCCATGCTGTTGGAAATATTCACCCAGGAAGGTGCGGGCACCTTGATCCGGCAGGACCCGTCCGCCATCTGACAAGTTCCCGGGCAAGAAAGAAGGCAAACAAAACCCGATGCGTACCCAAGCCGTCATTGCCGCAGTGCTGACCAGCGCCGCCCTGTTCCTCGCCGGTTGCGATGGCCAGCAGCCGGTAGCCGAGCCCAGCGGCGAAGTGACCGGCGCTGCCGGGGACGTGCTGGTGCCTGCAGACATGCCCAGCGCCGGTGCGACCGGGGTCGCTTCGGGCGGTATCGCCAGCGGTCTCGACATGGCTGCCCTGACCGAGCGCCGCGATCCCGAGCGCCTGCTGCGCTTCTACACCAGTGCCATCCGCATCGGCGACTGGATCGATGCCGCCAAGGCCTGGAGCCTCGACGCGCAGATGACGCCCGAGACCCTGCGCGACGAGTTCGGCGGTCAGGCCGGGCCCAAGATCGCGGTGGGCAAAGGCGATACCTCGGGTGCTGCCGGCTCGCTCTACTACGAGGCCCCGATCGTCGTGGACTTCGCCGATGGGCGCCCCTCGAAGCGCGGGACCATCGTGCTGCGCCGCGTGAACGACGTGCCCGGTGCCAGCGAGGAACAGCTTAATTGGCGTATCGAGCGCACCTCGACGCTGACCCAGTAAAGCGCGGGCCAGCCTTGCTGGCCCGGCTGTCCTGCCGACGTGGCGGCGCTGCCAAGACCGGCGCGCTCACCCCTTCGTCGAACCCGGTCGGTTCATTGTAGACGCGCCCTTGCCGTGGCCGCGTCCGCTCGGCTATCAGCGCGGGCACAGGGTCGCACCGCAAGCCGGGAGCGAGAGCCAGTCACAGCAGGAAAGGAGCAGCTCTTGCTCTTCTATACGCTCTACCAGATCGTCGATTACCTCGTCAGCATCATCGTCTTCATCGTCATCGTCCAGTTCGTGCTCGGGCTGCTGATCGCCTTCAACGTGGTCAACATGCACAACCAGTTCGTCTCGGCGGTCTACACCGCGCTCAACGCGATCCTTGAGCCGATGCTGCGACCGATCAGGAAGTTCATGCCCAATACCGGCGCGATCGACTTCTCGCCGATGGTACTGATCATCGGCCTCACCATTCTCCAGATCATTCTGGCGAACCTCGCGAGGGCTTACGGCTGATGAGCGCGCAAATCATCGACGGCAAGGCTTTCGCCGCCGCCCTGCGCGAGCGGGTTGCCGGGGTCGCTGCAAGCTTCGAGGCAGCCGCCGGTCGCAAGGCGGGCCTCGCCGTGGTGCTCGTGGGCGAGGACCCGGCCAGCCAGGTCTACGTGCGCAACAAGCACAAGCAGACGATCGCTTGCGGCATGGAGAGCTTCGAGCACAAGCTGCCTGCCGAGACGAGCGAGGCTAACCTGCTCGCGCTCGTCGAGCAGCTCAATGCCGATCCGGCAGTCGACGGCATTCTCGTCCAGCTTCCGCTGCCCTCGCACATGGACGAGCAGAAGGTCATCGCGACGATCAACCCCGACAAGGACGTCGACGGCTTCCATGTCGTCAACGTCGGGCGTCTCGCCACGGGCGCGCGCGGCTTCGTGCCCTGTACGCCGCTGGGCTGCGTGATGCTGCTCAAGGACAAGCTCGGTTCGCTTTCGGGACTCGACGCGGTGGTGATCGGTCGCTCGAACATCGTCGGCAAGCCGATGGCGCAGCTGCTCCTTGCCGAGAGCTGCACCGTGACCGTCGCGCACAGCCGCACCAAGGACCTGCCCGGCGTCGTGCGGCGTGCCGACATCGTTGTTGCCGCCGTGGGCCGTCCGGAAATGGTCAAGGGCGACTGGCTCAAGCCCGGCGCGACCGTGATCGATGTCGGCATCAACCGCGTGCCCGCCGCCGAAGAGGGCAAGACGCGCCTCGTGGGCGACGTGGACTTTGCCTCTGCCAGCGATGTCGCGGGGGCGATCACCCCGGTGCCGGGAGGCGTCGGGCCGATGACCATCGCGGTTCTCCTGCGCAACACCATCGTCGCCGCGCACCGCAATGCCGGCGTGGCCTTCGACGAGACCACGCTTTGAAGCTGGCCGCGC
Encoded here:
- a CDS encoding DUF2171 domain-containing protein — translated: MNQTSAATDPNTRDWMTVVGTIRKGMPVIDAEGKCIGHVACVENEEIMFDDGDGHDFVAISQVDGVGETGVLLSGRGDATFGMPAAG
- a CDS encoding ribonucleotide-diphosphate reductase subunit beta, whose product is MPLLDARKTYKPFEYPWAYDYWKRQQQLHWLPEEVPLGEDCRDWAQKLSDHERNLLTQIFRFFTQADVEVQDCYHEKYGRVFKPTEIKMMLTAFSNMETVHIAAYSHLLDTIGMPESEYGMFLEYSELKDKHDYLQKFGVDNDEDIARTLAMFGGFTEGVQLFASFAMLMNFPRFNKMKGMGQIVSWSVRDESLHCEGITQLFHAFTKERGCLTKAVKDDIADVCQTTVRLEDNFIDLAFEQGPVPGMTAKDIKKYIRYIADWRLDQLGLKPIYMIEDHPLPWLQPLLNGVEHANFFETRATEYSKGATRGDWNTVWANFDQRKKVKANDEAVDDGSEPDMFGGTQAAE
- a CDS encoding DUF4870 family protein, coding for MISLLYLASFVVGFTGIVGVVLAFIWRGEPKAEWEASHYQYLINTFWIGLAGSILGVILTIVLIGIPLLIAVAVLVIIRSVMSLLAAQKQAPMPNPNSWLV
- a CDS encoding NupC/NupG family nucleoside CNT transporter, with amino-acid sequence MHVAYSLLGIVLIMALAFLLSSNRKAIRLRVVGAAFALQAGFAALVLYVPFGNRLLRGAAMGVESLLGYAAAGTNFLFGPLANPEIGGQSFAISALPVIIFFASLISVLYYLGIMPLVIRWIGGALEKVTGISKVESLCAASNIFVGQSESPLVIRPYLAALNPSQLFCVMSVGLAGVAGTILAAYASMGIRIDYLVAAAFMSAPGGIFMAKMIMPDPRGPHADESNVHEGHTPPAGLAAAALNRDDLTHQPGVHVDEVEAVEHEEEQPANIIMAASQGAQTGVKLAVAVGAMVLAFVALIALANGIVGWLAGLFGFEGVTFQALIGYIFAPIFYLLATPDWGEALQAGSLFGTKIVLNEFVAFIELGGDAGLSARTVAVVTFALCGFANFSSIAIQMAVTGSLAPNQRPVIAKLGVRALCAGSLSNLMSAALAGLFLGLA
- a CDS encoding queuosine precursor transporter produces the protein MDQPSTMTTDPAVTPAATPVAGIPRSLFAFSLLYGGLVVLAGVLGTKLASLGHWPVLGDLAVESGIFAFLFLVVISSAVAELHGRKVANQLVRYGFVPLIFSMVALTIVIRVVPPAAFWNDQEAFARLLGQGARMQFAGLVSYGVSQTLNVYLFSRLAGSEIGKEKNGVLLLRAWLASMLSQTVDTVLFITISFIGQDMPIVQIMEGQIISKLVLSTIMVPPLILLFVRLGRRLDRP
- the argB gene encoding acetylglutamate kinase, with amino-acid sequence MPNPHDPAMLAKAETLVDALPYMQRYAGRTFVVKYGGHAMGDPELAHDFAEDIVLLKAVGINPVVVHGGGPQIGAMLKKVGVESQFIDGLRVTDKATAQVAEMVLSGAINKEIVGWIARAGGRAMGISGKDGQMVTARKVQRTKKDPDSLIEQVIDLGFVGEPETIDTTVIESISASGMIPVIAPIAYGPDGETYNVNADTMAGAIAAALGASRLFLLTDVHGVLDKQGELLTDLRPADIKRLQEDGTISGGMIPKLETCVHAVEAGCEAAVVLDGRVSHAMLLEIFTQEGAGTLIRQDPSAI
- a CDS encoding YggT family protein translates to MLFYTLYQIVDYLVSIIVFIVIVQFVLGLLIAFNVVNMHNQFVSAVYTALNAILEPMLRPIRKFMPNTGAIDFSPMVLIIGLTILQIILANLARAYG
- the folD gene encoding bifunctional methylenetetrahydrofolate dehydrogenase/methenyltetrahydrofolate cyclohydrolase FolD, coding for MSAQIIDGKAFAAALRERVAGVAASFEAAAGRKAGLAVVLVGEDPASQVYVRNKHKQTIACGMESFEHKLPAETSEANLLALVEQLNADPAVDGILVQLPLPSHMDEQKVIATINPDKDVDGFHVVNVGRLATGARGFVPCTPLGCVMLLKDKLGSLSGLDAVVIGRSNIVGKPMAQLLLAESCTVTVAHSRTKDLPGVVRRADIVVAAVGRPEMVKGDWLKPGATVIDVGINRVPAAEEGKTRLVGDVDFASASDVAGAITPVPGGVGPMTIAVLLRNTIVAAHRNAGVAFDETTL